The following are encoded in a window of Kitasatospora sp. NBC_01250 genomic DNA:
- a CDS encoding MFS transporter: protein MAGRRTLGRQFGWLWTAYVVSAYGTGFGFGAFPLIAVLVLHCGPAQVAALAATGRAVGALVAVPLGPWVEFRRKRPVMMAMDLVRCAALLSIPAAFALGLLSFVQLLLVSVATAAADIAFKAASGAYLKSLVPPQDLLVANGRFESTTWSATMIGPPLGGAAIALFGPVTTVLADAVSYLLSALGIRAIGGTEPQPARSAAPRLRAGDLLEGWRHILRHPVLRPLFVNSIVVNGLIMAADPLMAVLMLGHLGFAPWQYALAFAAPCIGGLIGSRLARPLAARFGQRRMLLASGVVRACWPVGLAFVQPGLPGILLVIGVQLGLVTCCGLFGPLLSTYRLENTDSELVARTLTAWSIGSSASIAAMTALWGLLAAATSPRTAIALAGVLLLATPLLLPRRERAPREAADQAAVSLT, encoded by the coding sequence ATGGCGGGGCGGCGGACGCTCGGGCGGCAGTTCGGGTGGCTGTGGACGGCGTACGTGGTCAGCGCGTACGGCACCGGATTCGGCTTCGGCGCGTTCCCCTTGATCGCGGTCCTGGTGCTGCACTGCGGGCCGGCCCAGGTGGCGGCGCTGGCCGCCACGGGACGGGCGGTGGGGGCCCTGGTCGCGGTGCCGCTCGGCCCGTGGGTGGAGTTCCGCCGCAAGCGGCCGGTCATGATGGCGATGGACCTGGTCCGGTGCGCGGCGCTGCTCAGCATTCCCGCCGCGTTCGCGCTCGGCCTGCTCAGCTTCGTCCAGCTGCTCCTCGTCTCGGTCGCCACCGCCGCGGCCGACATCGCCTTCAAAGCGGCCAGCGGCGCCTACCTGAAGTCGCTCGTCCCACCGCAGGACCTGCTCGTCGCCAACGGCCGCTTCGAGTCCACCACCTGGAGCGCGACCATGATCGGACCGCCGCTGGGCGGCGCCGCGATCGCGCTCTTCGGCCCGGTGACCACCGTGCTGGCCGACGCGGTCAGCTATCTGCTCTCGGCGCTGGGCATCCGCGCCATCGGCGGCACGGAACCGCAGCCCGCCCGGAGCGCCGCCCCGCGGCTGCGCGCGGGCGACCTGCTCGAAGGCTGGCGCCACATCCTGCGCCACCCCGTGCTGCGCCCGCTCTTCGTCAACTCGATCGTGGTCAACGGCCTGATCATGGCCGCCGACCCGCTCATGGCCGTCCTCATGCTGGGCCACCTCGGCTTCGCCCCCTGGCAGTACGCTCTCGCCTTCGCGGCCCCGTGCATCGGCGGACTGATCGGTTCACGCCTCGCGCGCCCGCTCGCGGCGCGGTTCGGGCAGCGCCGGATGCTGCTCGCCAGCGGGGTGGTGCGCGCGTGCTGGCCTGTCGGCCTGGCGTTCGTGCAGCCCGGTCTCCCCGGGATCCTGCTCGTCATCGGCGTCCAGCTCGGCCTGGTGACCTGCTGCGGCCTGTTCGGCCCGCTGCTGTCCACCTACCGGCTCGAGAACACCGACTCCGAGCTCGTCGCCCGCACCCTGACCGCGTGGTCGATCGGCAGCAGCGCCAGCATCGCGGCGATGACCGCCCTGTGGGGCCTGCTCGCCGCCGCCACCAGCCCCCGCACCGCGATCGCCCTCGCCGGCGTCCTCCTGCTGGCCACCCCCCTGCTGCTGCCACGCCGCGAGCGGGCACCCCGCGAGGCGGCGGACCAGGCAGCGGTGAGCCTGACCTGA
- a CDS encoding FAD-dependent oxidoreductase gives MRLRPRPTSGPAPWQTAVVIGAGYAGLVTARVLADHFREVVLLERDEVTSDTGVHPHTPQGHHAHAMLAKGAEVLERYFPGLRAELHEAGAPVFDYGEAISFLLPTGYAPRCRTGVRIQTFTRGELERRLRRRVLALPNVTQHAGTRCEGLVFAPTGAVTGVRYRTGEDEQARELTADLVVDAGGRSSPLDRWLREAGVEVPPERVVKGRITYTSSTFERDTANPPEHQVAYQMTFAPEVARGGVLMAVEYDRWTCSLFGYGDLVPPTDDGGYLDFARQLRNPHLAEQLTRRAEAGPVHRYTNVNSRWRPFHACRSWPARLLALGDSVCVFNPVYGQGLTVAALEADLLHRMLRARRTRPDGLATLGRAFQRGVARIVLAPWTLSGNSDLMWDTGRHPLPARFAHWYNTWLFAVATHDPAVWTRFARVINMVAPPTTLFHPAVAAKVLRKALASRRGTGGPPPGTPA, from the coding sequence TTGCGACTCCGACCCCGCCCGACCTCCGGGCCCGCGCCCTGGCAGACCGCTGTCGTCATCGGTGCCGGGTACGCGGGCCTGGTCACCGCCCGGGTCCTGGCCGACCACTTCCGCGAGGTCGTGCTGCTGGAGCGGGACGAGGTGACCAGCGACACCGGGGTGCACCCGCACACCCCGCAGGGCCACCACGCCCATGCGATGCTCGCCAAGGGCGCCGAAGTCCTGGAGCGGTACTTCCCGGGCCTGCGCGCGGAGTTGCACGAGGCGGGAGCGCCGGTCTTCGACTACGGCGAGGCGATCAGCTTCCTGCTGCCCACCGGATACGCGCCGCGCTGCCGCACCGGCGTGCGGATCCAGACGTTCACCCGCGGCGAGCTGGAACGCCGCCTGCGCCGCCGGGTCCTGGCACTGCCCAACGTGACCCAGCACGCGGGCACCCGCTGCGAGGGGCTGGTCTTCGCCCCGACCGGAGCCGTCACCGGCGTGCGGTACCGCACCGGGGAGGACGAGCAGGCCCGGGAGTTGACGGCCGACCTGGTGGTCGACGCGGGTGGCCGCTCCAGCCCGCTGGACCGGTGGCTGCGCGAGGCCGGGGTCGAGGTGCCGCCGGAGCGCGTCGTCAAGGGCCGGATCACCTACACCTCCTCCACCTTCGAGCGGGACACCGCGAACCCGCCGGAGCACCAGGTCGCCTACCAGATGACCTTCGCGCCCGAGGTCGCGCGCGGCGGCGTCCTGATGGCCGTCGAGTACGACCGGTGGACCTGCTCGCTCTTCGGCTACGGCGACCTCGTGCCGCCCACCGACGACGGCGGCTACCTCGACTTCGCCCGCCAACTGCGCAACCCGCACCTCGCCGAGCAGCTCACCCGGCGCGCCGAGGCCGGCCCGGTCCACCGCTACACCAACGTCAACAGCCGCTGGCGCCCCTTCCACGCCTGCCGCAGCTGGCCGGCGCGGCTGCTGGCCCTGGGCGACTCGGTCTGCGTGTTCAACCCGGTCTACGGCCAGGGCCTCACCGTGGCCGCGCTGGAGGCCGACCTGCTCCACCGCATGCTCCGCGCCCGCCGCACCCGCCCCGACGGCCTCGCCACGCTCGGCCGCGCCTTCCAACGCGGCGTGGCCCGGATCGTGCTCGCCCCCTGGACCCTCTCCGGCAACTCCGACCTCATGTGGGACACCGGCCGTCATCCCCTGCCCGCCCGCTTCGCCCACTGGTACAACACCTGGCTCTTCGCCGTCGCCACCCACGACCCGGCGGTCTGGACCCGCTTCGCCAGGGTGATCAACATGGTCGCCCCGCCCACCACCCTCTTCCACCCGGCGGTGGCCGCCAAGGTGCTCCGCAAGGCGCTGGCCTCCCGCCGCGGCACGGGTGGGCCGCCGCCCGGCACACCGGCCTGA